The following proteins are co-located in the Solanum pennellii chromosome 1, SPENNV200 genome:
- the LOC107025309 gene encoding vesicle-associated protein 1-2-like, translated as MYSDLVEIAPRELKFIFEPKKQSSCTIRLINKSQNHVAFKVKTTSPKKYCVRPNTGTIKPRASCDFTVTMQAQKAPPPDMACKDKFLVQCTVVAEETVEEDITSAMFSKDDGKYVQENKMRVVLVSPPGSPILSPINVGHSDLPSNIDSPREDQVHGNENISSHQEGDVNGVHNHNGRYEEALTRDQVNPLNQNTQKELDENVKEFRKENTDMQMGGKHAQLETRKHDEEMNLVKDVTSMKSKITELERKLSEAKDTISKLTEERKSTAQERESLQRELVMLTSKKGGRKVRVGFPLLYVVTVAFISMVFGYLLHY; from the exons ATGTATTCCGACCTGGTGGAAATTGCACCAAGGGAACTCAAGTTCATAT TTGAACCCAAGAAGCAAAGCTCTTGCACTATTCGACTAATCAATAAGTCTCAAAATCATGTTGCTTTTAAG GTCAAGACTACCAGTCCAAAGAAATATTGTGTTAGACCAAATACAGGAACTATTAAGCCAAGAGCATCCTGTGATTTTACAG TGACCATGCAGGCACAAAAGGCACCTCCTCCTGATATGGCATGCAAGGATAAGTTCTTAGTTCAATGCACAGTTGTGGCAGAAGAGACTGTTGAGGAGGATATTACATCAGCCATG TTTTCGAAAGATGATGGCAAATATGTTCAAGAAAATAAGATGAGAGTGGTTCTTGTCAGTCCACCTGGTTCGCCTATTTTATCACCAATCAATGTAGGACACAGTGATCTTCCAAGTAACATAGATTCACCGCGAGAAGATCAAGTACATGGTAATGAAAATATCAGTTCGCATCAAGAA GGAGATGTCAATGGAGTACATAACCACAATGGAAGATACGAAGAAGCATTGACCAGAGATCAAGTAAACCCCCTCAATCAAAATACACAGAAGGAA CTGGATGAGAATGTAAAGGAGTTTAGAAAGGAAAATACTGACATGCAAATGGGGGGAAAGCATGCACAATTGGAGACGAGGAAGCATGATGAAGAGATGAACTTAGTCAAGGATGTCACAAGCATGAAGTCAAAAATAACTGAACTTGAACGAAAATTAAGTGAG GCCAAAGACACCATCTCAAAGCTAACAGAGGAGAGGAAATCTACCGCTCAAGAAAGAGAGAGCTTACAAAGAGAACTG GTCATGTTGACAAGTAAGAAAGGCGGAAGAAAAGTGCGGGTTGGATTTCCGCTCCTCTATGTGGTTACTGTAGCCTTTATTAGTATGGTGTTTGGCTACCTTTTGCATTACTGA
- the LOC107025468 gene encoding LOB domain-containing protein 20-like, translated as MDERPSDGADRRKGPGKRVSGAVEQQASGVLPASTAPCGACKFLRRKCINGCVFAPYFGSDQGAARFAAVHKVFGASNVSKLLLHIPANRRQDAVVTITYEAQARLSDPVFGCVSTILALQQQVASLQSELAIVQTQVMNSRYAMANAYHNISQEQHIAILQPSYSNNSSISNNNINLINNFNNSTTNNIFDHQLHGSVTCTANNSPSFDPIHQLHEEEEEEEEESHNPLAFTNHMFHSL; from the exons ATGGATGAGCGACCAAGTGATGGCGCCGACCGGCGTAAGGGCCCTGGAAAGCGTGTTTCAGGGGCCGTGGAGCAGCAAGCCTCGGGCGTTCTTCCAGCTTCCACGGCCCCTTGTGGTGCATGCAAGTTCTTGAGAAGAAAATGCATCAATGGCTGCGTTTTCGCTCCCTACTTTGGCTCAGACCAAGGCGCGGCTCGGTTTGCAGCCGTGCACAAGGTGTTTGGAGCCAGCAATGTGTCTAAGCTATTGTTGCACATTCCGGCTAACCGGCGGCAAGACGCGGTGGTTACTATTACTTATGAAGCTCAAGCCAGGCTCTCGGATCCTGTCTTTGGTTGTGTCTCAACCATTCTTGCTCTGCAACAACAG GTGGCATCGTTACAATCAGAGCTAGCAATAGTGCAAACACAGGTGATGAACAGCAGATATGCAATGGCAAATGCGTATCACAATATTTCACAAGAACAACACATTGCAATTCTACAGCCAAGTTACTCAAACAATTCTTCTATTTCAAACAACAATATTAACCTcatcaacaatttcaataactctactactaataatatttttgatcaTCAACTGCATGGATCAGTTACCTGTACTGCTAATAACTCTCCAAGTTTTGACCCaattcatcaactccatgaggaggaggaggaggaagaagaagaaagccaTAATCCACTTGCTTTTACTAATCACATGTTTCATTCCCTATGA
- the LOC107011188 gene encoding transmembrane protein adipocyte-associated 1 gives MIDWKMRSVESIVAELSPSSFATAVVGAGGDGGGGGGGWFVECHGLWHNVLMIVPSALFVIYLASQAKRSFSKVSNGRSHVVAVLYAILWLVSIFNLAWCSIQAWECAPGKQFMWSVISLFTTSGMLFLEVSLIAFLLQGNHASGREALTQTFLISAIVVGLDISLKGLYLFGFGIQLFDVSNNGSQWALWVIHKLLLTGVYGLIFFMYRSTWRERLPARPAFQNYISIMFCVNATALLACALAAHGTGFGIWLYNITVICYHAMYLPLLYITFLADFLQEDDLHLENVYYSEMKDAGFFDVDWE, from the exons ATGATTGATTGGAAGATGAGATCTGTTGAATCCATAGTGGCGGAGTTGTCACCGTCTTCTTTCGCAACAGCCGTGGTCGGAGCAGGAGGAGATGGCGGCGGCGGCGGCGGCGGTTGGTTCGTGGAGTGCCACGGTTTGTGGCATAATGTATTGATGATAGTTCCTTCAGCACTATTTGTTATATACTTGGCTTCCCAAGCCAAGAGAAGCTTCTCCAAGGTTTCTAATGGTCGATCGCATGTAGTAGCTGTTCTCTATGCCATTCTCTGGCTTGTTAGCATCTTCAATTTGGCCTGGTGCTCTATTCAG GCCTGGGAGTGTGCTCCAGGGAAACAATTCATGTGGAGTGTCATCTCCTTGTTCACAACATCTGGCATGCTATTTCTCGAAGTAAGCTTGATAGCCTTTCTACTTCAAGGGAACCACGCTAGTGGACGTGAGGCGCTAACACAGACTTTCCTAATCTCTGCAATTGTAGTAGGTTTAGATATATCTCTGAAG GGGTTATACCTATTTGGATTTGGTATTCAGTTGTTTGATGTTAGCAACAATGGCTCACAATGGGCCTTATGGGTTATTCACAAGTTGCTGCTGACTGGAGTATATGGCCTCATCTTTTTTATGTATCGATCTACATGGAGAGAAAGGTTGCCAG CAAGACCTGCATTCCAGAACTATATTTCCATCATGTTTTGCGTAAATGCAACTGCCTTGCTTGCATGTGCACTTGCAGCACATGGGACTGGATTTGGAATATG GTTGTACAATATCACGGTCATATGTTACCATGCCATGTACCTTCCTCTTCTGTATATTACTTTCCTAGCGGACTTTTTGCAG GAGGACGACTTGCATCTGGAGAATGTATACTACTCAGAAATGAAAGATGCTGGCTTCTTTGATGTCGATTGGGAGTAA